Proteins encoded by one window of Gordonia jinghuaiqii:
- a CDS encoding vWA domain-containing protein, which produces MARKSFHRSRYQRYTGGPDPLAPPVDLREALETIGDDVMAGASPQRALRELLRRGTPNMRGLDKLREQINRRRQELLKKRNLDGTFAEIRELLDRAVLEERKQLARDLDDDARFAEMQIGSLPPSTAQAVEELSEYNWRSPQAKQDYDKIKDLLGRELLDQRFAGMKEALEGANEQDRQRISEMLKDLNELLAAHNRGEDTTEKFDEFMNSHGEFFPENPRNTDELIDSLAQRAAAAQQFYNSLTPEQRAELDQLAQQAFGSPDLMSQLTQMDSQLRAARPGLDWDDAQSFSGDQPMGLGEGAAALRDISELEALSEQLSQQYAGAQMDDIDLDALARQLGDEAAVDARMLAELEKALSEQGFFDRTSDGQLRLSPKAMRQLGQSIFRDIAEQLSGRRGDRQTRQSGLLGEPTGASREWEFGDTDPWDVTRTVSNAVLRTVSETNEPSQATSEMARSGVQITVRDVEVSETETRTQAAVVLLVDTSFSMEMEGRWTPMKRTAIALNHLISTRFRSDELHLIAFGRYARSIDISELTGLQPRMEQGTNLHHALLLAQRHLRRFPNAQPVVLVVTDGEPTAHLDPSGEPFFFYPPHPQTIALTVRELDHVARIGAQITFFRLGEDPGLAHFMDQIARRVGGRVVAPDVDGLGAAVVGDYLRARKGPRRG; this is translated from the coding sequence ATGGCGCGCAAGAGCTTTCACCGTTCGCGGTATCAGCGCTACACCGGCGGGCCCGACCCGTTGGCGCCGCCGGTCGACCTGCGTGAGGCGCTGGAGACCATCGGCGACGACGTGATGGCCGGCGCGTCGCCGCAGCGTGCGCTCCGTGAGTTGCTCCGACGCGGAACCCCGAACATGCGTGGGCTCGACAAGCTGCGCGAGCAGATCAACCGACGCCGGCAGGAGTTGCTGAAGAAGCGCAACCTCGACGGTACGTTCGCCGAGATCCGCGAGCTCCTCGATCGTGCGGTACTCGAGGAGCGCAAGCAGCTGGCCCGCGATCTCGACGACGACGCCCGCTTCGCCGAGATGCAGATCGGCAGCCTGCCGCCCTCGACGGCGCAGGCCGTCGAGGAGCTGTCGGAGTACAACTGGCGCAGCCCGCAGGCGAAGCAGGACTACGACAAGATCAAGGACCTCCTCGGCCGGGAATTGCTCGATCAGCGTTTCGCGGGGATGAAAGAGGCTCTCGAGGGAGCGAACGAGCAAGACCGGCAACGTATCTCGGAGATGCTCAAGGATCTCAACGAGTTACTCGCGGCGCACAATCGCGGTGAGGACACCACCGAGAAGTTCGACGAGTTCATGAACTCCCACGGCGAGTTCTTCCCGGAGAACCCGCGCAACACCGACGAACTCATCGACTCACTGGCGCAGCGCGCGGCGGCGGCGCAGCAGTTCTACAACTCGCTGACCCCCGAGCAGCGGGCCGAGCTCGACCAGCTGGCGCAGCAGGCGTTCGGCTCGCCGGACCTCATGAGTCAACTCACGCAGATGGATTCGCAGTTGCGTGCGGCGCGCCCCGGACTCGACTGGGACGACGCGCAGTCGTTCTCCGGTGACCAGCCGATGGGTCTGGGTGAGGGTGCGGCGGCGTTGCGTGACATCTCCGAGCTCGAGGCGCTCTCCGAGCAGCTGTCGCAGCAGTACGCCGGCGCGCAGATGGACGACATCGACCTCGACGCGCTCGCTCGTCAGCTGGGGGACGAAGCGGCCGTCGACGCCCGGATGCTCGCCGAACTCGAAAAGGCACTGTCCGAACAGGGATTCTTCGACCGCACCTCCGACGGTCAGCTCCGACTGAGCCCCAAGGCGATGCGCCAGCTGGGGCAGTCGATCTTCCGGGACATCGCCGAGCAGCTCTCGGGTCGCCGAGGCGATCGCCAGACACGCCAGAGCGGTCTACTCGGCGAGCCCACCGGCGCGTCCCGCGAGTGGGAGTTCGGCGACACCGACCCCTGGGACGTCACCCGCACCGTGTCGAATGCGGTGTTGCGCACCGTGTCCGAGACCAACGAGCCGTCGCAGGCCACGTCGGAGATGGCGCGCTCGGGCGTCCAGATCACCGTCCGCGATGTCGAGGTCTCCGAAACCGAGACCCGCACACAGGCCGCCGTGGTGCTCCTCGTCGACACCTCGTTCTCCATGGAGATGGAGGGACGGTGGACGCCGATGAAGCGCACCGCCATCGCCCTGAATCATCTGATCTCCACGCGTTTCCGGAGCGACGAGCTTCACCTCATCGCGTTCGGCCGGTATGCGCGGTCCATCGACATCTCGGAGCTGACCGGCCTGCAACCGCGGATGGAACAGGGCACCAACCTGCACCACGCGCTGTTGCTCGCCCAGCGGCACCTCCGGCGGTTCCCGAATGCGCAACCCGTCGTCCTGGTGGTCACCGACGGCGAGCCCACCGCACATCTCGACCCCAGTGGTGAGCCGTTCTTCTTCTATCCGCCGCACCCGCAGACGATCGCGCTGACGGTGCGCGAGCTCGACCACGTCGCCCGGATCGGTGCGCAGATCACCTTTTTCCGACTCGGGGAGGACCCGGGCCTGGCCCACTTCATGGACCAGATCGCGCGTCGCGTCGGCGGCCGGGTGGTCGCACCCGACGTCGACGGACTCGGGGCCGCCGTCGTCGGTGACTACCTGCGGGCACGTAAGGGGCCCCGGCGCGGCTGA
- a CDS encoding sigma 54-interacting transcriptional regulator codes for MDHVPEDNFTTHGSQSTETRHPSPRTLGELRASGHVQRSVRDEIRNNLLSALREGRDPWPGIVGFEATVIPQLERALIAGHDVVMLGERGQGKTRILRTLVGLLDEWTPVIAGSELGEHPYEPITPGSIRKAANLLDDLPVEWRHRSQRYSEKLATPDTSVADLVGDIDPMKVAEGRSLGDPETIHFGLIPRAHRGIVAINELPDLAERIQVSMLNVMEERDIQVRGYTLRLPLDVLVMASANPEDYTNRGRIITPLKDRFGAEIRTHYPLELDDEVSVIEQEADLTASVPTFITEILARFTRYARDHPSIDQRSGVSARFSIAGAETVAAAALHRAAVTGEDQAVARVVDLASVIEVLRGKIEFESGEEGRELEILEHLMRKSIADAVRAHLGGIDMAPLVEALENGEPVVTGDRVRAADFLRSIPSPEDTSGVLDEIAERLDAEIDGERASAVELALEGLYLARRIGKEADESGQTLYG; via the coding sequence GTGGATCACGTGCCAGAGGACAACTTCACCACCCATGGTTCTCAGTCGACCGAAACCCGGCATCCATCACCCCGAACTCTGGGTGAACTGCGTGCCAGTGGCCACGTGCAGCGCAGCGTGCGCGACGAGATCCGCAACAATCTGCTGTCGGCGCTCCGCGAGGGCCGCGACCCGTGGCCGGGCATCGTGGGCTTCGAGGCGACGGTCATCCCGCAGCTCGAGCGCGCGCTGATCGCCGGCCACGACGTCGTGATGCTCGGCGAGCGCGGCCAGGGCAAGACGCGCATCCTGCGCACGCTGGTCGGGCTGCTCGACGAGTGGACACCGGTGATCGCCGGTTCCGAACTGGGCGAGCATCCGTATGAACCCATCACCCCGGGTTCGATCCGCAAGGCCGCCAACCTCCTCGACGACCTGCCCGTCGAGTGGCGTCATCGCAGCCAGCGCTACAGCGAGAAGCTCGCCACCCCCGACACCTCGGTGGCCGACCTGGTCGGCGACATCGACCCGATGAAGGTGGCCGAGGGCCGCAGCCTCGGCGACCCCGAAACCATCCACTTCGGGCTCATCCCGCGCGCCCACCGCGGGATCGTCGCGATCAACGAGCTGCCCGACCTCGCCGAACGCATCCAGGTCTCGATGCTGAACGTGATGGAGGAGCGCGACATCCAGGTCCGCGGCTACACGCTGCGCCTGCCCCTCGACGTCCTCGTGATGGCCAGCGCGAACCCGGAGGACTACACCAACCGCGGCCGCATCATCACCCCGCTCAAGGACCGGTTCGGCGCCGAGATCCGCACTCACTACCCTCTCGAGCTCGACGACGAGGTGTCGGTCATCGAGCAGGAGGCCGACCTCACCGCGAGTGTGCCGACCTTCATCACCGAGATCCTGGCGCGGTTCACCCGTTACGCCCGCGACCATCCGTCGATCGATCAGCGCTCGGGTGTCTCCGCGCGCTTCTCCATCGCCGGCGCCGAAACCGTTGCCGCGGCTGCACTTCACCGCGCCGCCGTGACCGGAGAGGATCAGGCGGTGGCCCGGGTCGTCGACCTGGCATCGGTGATCGAGGTGTTGCGCGGCAAGATCGAGTTCGAATCCGGGGAAGAGGGACGCGAGCTGGAGATCCTCGAGCACCTCATGCGCAAGTCCATCGCCGACGCGGTGCGCGCTCACCTCGGCGGCATCGACATGGCGCCACTGGTGGAGGCGCTCGAGAACGGCGAACCGGTGGTCACCGGCGACCGTGTCCGTGCCGCGGACTTCCTGCGTTCGATCCCCTCGCCCGAGGACACCTCGGGGGTGCTGGACGAGATCGCCGAGCGGCTCGACGCCGAGATCGACGGCGAGCGGGCGAGCGCCGTCGAGCTGGCACTGGAAGGCCTCTATCTGGCGCGCCGGATAGGTAAGGAAGCCGACGAATCGGGTCAGACCCTCTACGGCTGA
- a CDS encoding maleylpyruvate isomerase N-terminal domain-containing protein, with protein sequence MTLTEFDAAARHRAIADGFTEIVDGVADWDAPTPVEGWVARDVVAHLVDWFTGFLAADGIALAGGPAVAADPAGAWSAHAGAVQALLDGPSAEATFSHPMAGEHRLADAVDQFYTPDVFMHSWDLARSQGRTPDLDAGYAQRLLGGMEPIDAILRSSGQYGPKVEVAADADAASRLMGFVGRDPGWAPPGG encoded by the coding sequence ATGACTCTCACGGAGTTCGACGCGGCGGCCCGGCATCGAGCGATCGCCGACGGCTTCACCGAGATCGTCGACGGGGTTGCCGACTGGGACGCGCCGACACCGGTCGAGGGGTGGGTGGCGCGTGACGTGGTCGCCCACCTCGTCGACTGGTTCACCGGATTTCTCGCCGCCGACGGGATCGCACTGGCGGGCGGGCCCGCGGTCGCCGCCGACCCGGCCGGTGCGTGGTCGGCGCACGCGGGCGCGGTCCAGGCGCTGCTCGACGGCCCGTCGGCCGAGGCGACCTTCAGCCACCCGATGGCCGGCGAACATCGGCTCGCCGACGCGGTCGACCAGTTCTACACCCCCGATGTGTTCATGCACAGCTGGGACCTCGCCCGGTCCCAGGGCCGCACACCCGACCTCGACGCCGGCTACGCGCAGCGGCTGCTGGGCGGTATGGAACCGATCGATGCGATCCTGCGGAGCTCGGGTCAGTACGGACCGAAGGTCGAGGTGGCCGCCGACGCCGACGCAGCGAGTCGCCTGATGGGGTTCGTCGGCAGGGATCCGGGCTGGGCGCCGCCCGGCGGCTGA
- a CDS encoding ArsR/SmtB family transcription factor, giving the protein MADELSKVFAALADPTRRDMVARLTVSDATVSELAEPYDVSIQAVSKHLKVLEDAGLVTRTREAQTRPVHLEAEVFDLVTKWIERYRKRAEERYQRLDVLLAEMNDGPEAQKPMSQNSMSQNSMSQNSMSQHLEDELPLHQEGKVS; this is encoded by the coding sequence ATGGCAGACGAGTTGTCCAAGGTGTTCGCCGCACTCGCGGACCCGACGCGGCGCGACATGGTCGCCCGGCTGACGGTCTCCGATGCGACGGTCAGCGAACTCGCCGAGCCGTATGACGTCAGCATCCAGGCCGTCTCCAAGCATCTGAAGGTGCTCGAGGACGCCGGCCTGGTGACCCGAACCCGGGAGGCCCAAACCCGCCCGGTCCATTTGGAAGCAGAGGTGTTCGACCTCGTGACCAAATGGATCGAGCGGTACCGCAAGCGGGCGGAGGAGCGCTACCAGCGTCTCGATGTGCTGCTCGCCGAGATGAACGACGGCCCCGAGGCCCAGAAACCGATGTCCCAGAACTCGATGTCACAGAACTCGATGTCCCAGAACTCGATGTCACAGCACCTCGAGGACGAACTGCCACTCCACCAGGAAGGGAAAGTGTCATGA
- a CDS encoding SRPBCC family protein, with product MTATQTRYPEAAIEADKEVPIIRITRDFRGTPAQLMKAHTDPELFVRWIGPDAITSRVIEWDVRDGGSWRYVSTHEGQEFGFRGCFHTVSDDKIVQTFTWLDMPDAVSLETLWFEDLGDGTTRLHAQSLCDSFEARDGWLASGMEVGVNDGYAALDKMLAAGEI from the coding sequence ATGACCGCAACCCAGACCCGCTACCCCGAGGCCGCGATCGAAGCCGACAAGGAGGTGCCCATCATCCGGATCACTCGTGACTTCCGCGGCACCCCGGCCCAGCTGATGAAGGCCCACACCGACCCCGAACTCTTCGTCCGCTGGATCGGTCCCGACGCCATCACCAGTCGCGTCATCGAATGGGATGTCCGCGACGGCGGGAGCTGGCGCTACGTCTCCACCCACGAGGGGCAGGAGTTCGGCTTCCGTGGCTGCTTCCATACGGTGTCGGACGACAAGATCGTGCAGACCTTCACGTGGCTGGACATGCCCGACGCGGTGTCGCTGGAGACCCTGTGGTTCGAGGACCTCGGCGACGGGACGACGCGCCTGCACGCACAGTCCCTGTGCGACAGTTTCGAAGCCCGCGACGGCTGGCTCGCCTCGGGTATGGAGGTAGGCGTGAACGACGGCTACGCCGCGCTCGACAAGATGCTCGCCGCAGGGGAGATCTGA
- a CDS encoding TauD/TfdA dioxygenase family protein has protein sequence MTTSTSPESRTSQPSATSQRTTGSPAISSGVEFDIDEFGPHFGAEIRGVDVASASDAQVAALRRALIDYKVIVLRDQHLDDAAHIEFGNRLGDLTFGHPVWNSGDVPAEVYSLDSTDDGFADVWHTDVTFMPGPPMGSILRPVVLPRNGGDTNWADAELAYRSLSEPVRRMIDGLSAVHDGNRAFGYYLKQRRNGRGNTWDGEEVTELVPVSHPVVRIHPETGRKSLFVNPGFTSHIEGVSEAESRGILDLLYAHLTKPEHIVRHRWRLGDLVLWDNRNTLHYANRDYGDNRRVMHRITLRGDAPIGPA, from the coding sequence ATGACGACCTCGACCTCCCCTGAGTCCCGCACGTCTCAACCGTCCGCCACTTCCCAGCGCACCACGGGCTCACCGGCCATCTCGAGCGGTGTCGAGTTCGACATCGACGAGTTCGGTCCCCATTTCGGTGCCGAGATCCGCGGCGTCGACGTCGCCTCCGCCTCCGATGCGCAGGTCGCCGCGCTGCGCCGGGCGCTGATCGACTACAAGGTCATCGTGCTCCGTGACCAGCACCTCGACGATGCCGCCCACATCGAGTTCGGTAACCGGCTGGGCGATCTGACCTTCGGGCATCCGGTGTGGAACAGCGGCGATGTACCCGCCGAGGTCTATTCCCTCGACAGCACCGACGACGGATTCGCCGACGTCTGGCACACCGACGTCACCTTCATGCCAGGCCCACCCATGGGGTCGATCCTGCGCCCGGTCGTGTTGCCGCGCAACGGCGGTGACACCAACTGGGCCGACGCCGAGCTCGCGTACCGGTCGCTGTCGGAGCCGGTGCGGCGGATGATCGACGGTCTGAGTGCGGTGCACGACGGCAACCGTGCGTTCGGCTACTACCTCAAGCAGCGCCGCAACGGGCGTGGAAACACCTGGGACGGAGAGGAAGTGACCGAGCTGGTGCCGGTCAGCCACCCGGTCGTGCGCATCCACCCCGAGACCGGGCGCAAGTCGCTGTTCGTCAACCCGGGCTTCACCTCGCACATCGAAGGTGTGTCCGAGGCGGAGAGCCGCGGCATCCTGGACCTGCTCTACGCGCATCTCACCAAGCCCGAGCACATCGTCCGGCACCGATGGCGTCTGGGAGATCTCGTGCTCTGGGACAACCGCAACACCCTGCACTACGCGAACCGCGACTACGGGGACAACCGTCGGGTGATGCACCGCATCACGCTGCGGGGCGACGCGCCCATCGGGCCCGCCTGA